The Lujinxingia sediminis genome contains a region encoding:
- a CDS encoding NRDE family protein, which yields MCTILIATRCAPDCPLFVVANRDESLVRPASAPALRRIEGMRVLAPRDERSGGSWLGLNEAGVFVAITNRFEVERRPHHRSRGELVWQALGKCSVEDALEHVRGLSPTDYGGFHLLVADSTRAQVIWSDGATLREEVLAPGYHALSERSFGAGPSKRLERLAQRLVGERELDDGLRRGLIETMAQRDGHDPFESTCVHMPALGYGTRSSTIVALGERGRFEYAAGPPCETAYESYAEELNALALKEAGVAS from the coding sequence ATGTGTACCATTCTCATTGCCACGCGTTGCGCGCCGGATTGCCCGCTCTTTGTGGTGGCCAACCGCGACGAGTCTCTGGTGCGTCCGGCGTCGGCGCCGGCGTTGCGAAGGATCGAGGGGATGCGCGTGCTGGCGCCTCGCGATGAGCGTTCGGGGGGCAGTTGGCTGGGGCTCAATGAGGCCGGTGTTTTCGTGGCAATCACCAATCGGTTTGAGGTGGAGCGACGTCCGCACCATCGCTCGCGTGGGGAGCTGGTCTGGCAGGCGTTGGGGAAGTGCAGCGTGGAGGATGCGCTGGAGCATGTTCGGGGGCTCTCGCCAACGGACTACGGCGGGTTTCACCTGCTGGTCGCCGACAGCACACGGGCGCAGGTGATCTGGAGCGATGGCGCGACGCTGCGAGAGGAGGTGTTGGCGCCGGGCTATCACGCCTTGAGTGAGCGCAGTTTTGGTGCCGGTCCTTCCAAACGGCTGGAGCGTCTGGCGCAGCGTCTGGTCGGGGAGCGTGAGCTCGATGATGGGCTTCGCCGCGGGCTTATTGAGACGATGGCTCAGCGCGATGGGCACGATCCTTTTGAGAGCACCTGCGTGCATATGCCTGCGCTCGGCTACGGCACCCGCTCCTCCACGATCGTGGCGTTGGGGGAGCGGGGGCGCTTTGAGTATGCGGCAGGTCCGCCCTGTGAGACAGCCTATGAGAGCTATGCCGAGGAGCTCAACGCGCTGGCACTCAAAGAGGCCGGTGTGGCGAGTTGA
- a CDS encoding PQQ-dependent sugar dehydrogenase, which produces MSRRPLSFLLVAMLVPAAACFNSQNAPADPPRAPDDLDREELATDDSRDGDSRGGESEPAPAGTPVAWETSSLVTDLAAPWDLTLTPNNRIFLTERDSGRISEHLGGRTRGRRQLPVDNASEGGLLGIAHSPNFVQDNLLYVYYTADKDNRIVRFDPDTPAEPELVFEGIPKSRIHNGGRIDFGPDGMLYVGTGDAARPDLAQDPDSLAGKILRMTPDGDLPEDNPTAGSFVYSMGHRNVQGLAWDSKGRLFATEFGPDENDEVNRILPGHNYGWPEVTGQANRKGFTDPIFVKDPREASWSGLTASVRGAIPQWEDNLLIASLRGQRLWRLELNDEGTEVVDSEALFVGEWGRLRTAVQAGDGSIWVLSNNRDGRGSPREHDDQLYRIGPATADPLRCGDFEPEPR; this is translated from the coding sequence ATGTCCAGGCGTCCTCTCTCTTTCCTCCTGGTCGCGATGCTTGTTCCCGCGGCGGCCTGCTTCAACAGCCAAAACGCGCCGGCCGATCCCCCTCGCGCTCCCGACGACCTGGATCGGGAAGAACTCGCCACCGACGACTCCAGGGACGGCGACTCCAGAGGTGGCGAGTCCGAACCTGCCCCTGCCGGTACCCCTGTGGCATGGGAGACCTCCAGCCTCGTCACCGATCTGGCCGCCCCCTGGGATCTCACCCTGACGCCCAACAACCGCATCTTTCTCACCGAGCGTGATTCGGGTCGCATCAGCGAACACCTTGGCGGGCGCACCCGGGGGCGGCGCCAGCTTCCCGTCGACAATGCCAGCGAAGGCGGACTGCTGGGCATCGCCCACTCCCCCAACTTCGTTCAGGATAACCTCCTCTACGTCTACTACACCGCAGACAAAGATAACCGAATCGTGCGCTTTGACCCGGACACCCCCGCCGAGCCGGAGTTGGTCTTCGAGGGCATTCCCAAATCCCGCATTCACAACGGAGGTCGTATCGACTTCGGCCCCGACGGCATGCTCTACGTCGGCACCGGCGACGCCGCCCGGCCCGATCTGGCGCAAGATCCCGACTCGCTGGCCGGCAAGATCCTGCGCATGACCCCCGATGGCGATCTGCCCGAAGACAACCCCACCGCCGGCTCCTTCGTGTACTCCATGGGACATCGCAACGTGCAGGGACTTGCCTGGGACAGCAAAGGCCGTCTCTTCGCCACCGAGTTCGGCCCCGACGAGAATGACGAGGTCAACCGTATTCTGCCCGGCCACAACTACGGCTGGCCCGAGGTCACAGGCCAGGCCAACCGAAAGGGGTTCACCGACCCGATCTTTGTCAAAGACCCCCGGGAGGCCTCCTGGAGCGGTCTGACGGCCTCCGTGCGGGGGGCCATTCCTCAATGGGAGGACAACCTGTTGATCGCCTCGTTGCGCGGCCAACGCCTCTGGCGCCTTGAGCTCAATGACGAAGGTACCGAGGTCGTCGACTCTGAGGCGCTCTTTGTGGGCGAATGGGGCCGGCTACGCACCGCCGTTCAAGCTGGCGACGGCTCCATCTGGGTGCTCAGCAACAATCGCGATGGGCGCGGAAGTCCGCGAGAGCACGACGACCAGCTCTACCGAATCGGCCCCGCGACCGCGGATCCCCTGCGGTGCGGCGACTTTGAACCGGAGCCTCGCTGA
- a CDS encoding 30S ribosomal protein S1 has translation MSEPTLLERAPLATSLDEDALYNALVKATFVEANDQALVFDLGEERMAHVAREELPGELPFAAGQEVSILVEQPMADAWSASYTKAQKLQTWEWLEHLATSGEVVEGVITGENKGGLSVDIGLRAFLPRSHVDLHRVNDVTPYIGRRAEFQVVEFDKKRGNVVVSRKALLEGERKAERKALIDDLAEGQRFTGTVRNITHFGAFIDIGGIDGLLHVTNMSWGRIDHPSELLRPGDEVEVVVLSWDPAKKRLGLGRKQLLADPWEKIEERYSEGQTLEGEVVSLADFGAFVALEPGLEGLVHVTELSWTERINHPQDVLKLGQKIAVKLLNIDSENRRLSLSVKALSENPWNAVVERYPVGSVQKGPIKNITDFGLFVELEEGVEGLVHISDLSWTEKIENPREHFEVGQELEVKVLDADADNQRIGLGIKQLTDDPWEQAAQTIKPGQKVDVTITRLTDFGAFAEIIPGVEGLIHISELSNDRVNSASEVVRPGQQVNALVMSFERANQRIGLSLKRDELEDESSNLREYADEDASAATLGDILRDRLGLAASTDEDTSSDAAASSDDVIVTDEAVKTTDEVVETTDDVVETTDDVVETTDDVVSTDEDVSGEQRTEDESKTEG, from the coding sequence ATGTCCGAGCCCACCCTCCTTGAGCGCGCTCCTCTGGCCACCTCCCTCGACGAAGACGCGCTGTACAACGCCCTTGTCAAAGCGACCTTCGTCGAGGCCAATGACCAGGCCCTGGTCTTCGACCTGGGCGAAGAACGCATGGCCCACGTCGCCCGCGAAGAGCTCCCCGGCGAGCTTCCCTTTGCCGCCGGCCAGGAGGTCAGCATCCTGGTGGAGCAGCCGATGGCCGACGCCTGGAGCGCCTCCTACACCAAGGCACAGAAGCTCCAGACCTGGGAGTGGCTCGAGCACCTGGCCACATCCGGCGAGGTCGTCGAAGGCGTCATCACCGGCGAAAACAAAGGCGGTCTCTCGGTGGACATCGGGCTGCGTGCCTTCCTTCCGCGCAGCCACGTCGATCTGCACCGCGTCAACGACGTGACCCCTTATATCGGCCGCCGCGCCGAGTTTCAGGTCGTGGAATTCGACAAAAAACGCGGCAACGTGGTCGTCAGCCGCAAGGCCCTGCTGGAGGGCGAGCGCAAGGCCGAACGCAAGGCGCTGATCGACGATCTGGCCGAAGGCCAGCGCTTTACCGGCACCGTGCGAAACATCACCCATTTTGGTGCCTTCATCGACATCGGCGGTATCGACGGGCTTCTTCACGTCACCAACATGAGCTGGGGCCGCATCGACCACCCCTCCGAGCTCCTGCGCCCGGGCGATGAGGTCGAGGTCGTGGTGCTCTCCTGGGATCCGGCCAAAAAGCGTCTGGGTCTCGGCCGCAAACAACTTCTGGCCGACCCCTGGGAGAAGATCGAGGAGCGCTACAGCGAGGGTCAGACCCTGGAGGGAGAAGTCGTCAGCCTGGCCGATTTCGGAGCGTTTGTAGCGCTGGAGCCCGGACTGGAAGGCCTGGTGCACGTCACCGAACTCTCCTGGACCGAGCGCATCAACCACCCTCAGGACGTCCTCAAGCTCGGCCAAAAAATCGCCGTCAAACTCCTGAACATCGACAGCGAAAACCGCCGTTTGAGCCTGAGCGTCAAAGCCCTCAGCGAGAACCCCTGGAACGCCGTCGTAGAACGCTACCCGGTGGGCTCGGTGCAAAAAGGGCCGATTAAAAACATCACCGACTTCGGCCTCTTCGTCGAACTGGAAGAAGGTGTCGAGGGGCTGGTGCACATCAGCGATCTCTCCTGGACCGAGAAGATCGAGAACCCCCGCGAGCATTTTGAGGTGGGCCAGGAGCTCGAGGTCAAAGTGCTCGACGCCGACGCCGATAACCAACGTATCGGTCTGGGCATCAAGCAGCTCACCGACGATCCGTGGGAGCAGGCCGCTCAAACCATCAAACCCGGCCAGAAGGTCGATGTCACCATCACTCGCCTCACCGATTTTGGCGCGTTTGCCGAGATCATCCCCGGGGTCGAGGGGCTGATTCACATCTCGGAGCTGAGCAACGACCGCGTCAACTCGGCCTCCGAGGTGGTGCGCCCCGGTCAGCAGGTCAACGCACTGGTGATGAGCTTTGAGCGCGCAAACCAGCGCATCGGTCTCTCGCTGAAGCGTGACGAACTCGAAGATGAGTCCTCCAACCTGCGCGAGTACGCCGACGAAGACGCCTCGGCCGCCACCCTGGGTGACATCCTGCGCGATCGCCTCGGGCTGGCTGCCAGCACCGATGAGGACACAAGCTCGGATGCCGCCGCCAGCAGCGACGACGTCATCGTGACGGACGAAGCTGTAAAGACCACCGACGAGGTTGTGGAGACGACCGACGACGTTGTGGAGACGACCGACGACGTTGTGGAGACGACCGACGACGTCGTTTCGACCGACGAAGACGTCTCCGGTGAACAGCGCACCGAAGACGAGAGCAAGACCGAGGGTTAA
- a CDS encoding DMT family transporter, giving the protein MAWFYLTLAGILEVVWAYAMKQSAGFTRLTPSLITLVSMAGSFWLLAIAMRTIPLGTAYPIWTGIGAVGAFLVGIFLLGEAITLLRVAAVVLVISGLILLKLAS; this is encoded by the coding sequence ATGGCCTGGTTCTACCTCACCCTTGCCGGCATCCTGGAAGTTGTCTGGGCGTACGCCATGAAACAGTCCGCCGGTTTTACGCGTCTTACCCCCTCACTCATCACACTGGTTTCCATGGCGGGCAGTTTCTGGTTACTCGCCATCGCCATGCGGACCATTCCGCTGGGAACTGCGTATCCGATCTGGACGGGAATTGGTGCGGTGGGTGCGTTTCTCGTCGGAATCTTTCTGCTCGGCGAAGCCATCACCCTGCTTCGAGTTGCAGCAGTGGTGTTGGTGATTTCTGGACTCATCTTGCTGAAGCTCGCCAGTTGA
- a CDS encoding cytochrome c-type biogenesis protein CcmH yields MKTQRHKGAAWLLALAFMAPASAVLAQDVARSADEVSRMTREISQEIYSPYCPGKTLAMCPSANAGVARMDIQKMASEGMEKDAIKAELIERFGEDFEVVEPPAEDNAKLLGSIVVGLILAVLAVVALARRRMAGDGHVADEDGPSSSMEPIDDEDGYLDELRDDYLS; encoded by the coding sequence GTGAAAACACAACGACACAAAGGCGCGGCATGGCTGCTGGCGCTGGCTTTTATGGCTCCGGCCTCGGCTGTGCTGGCTCAAGACGTGGCGCGCAGTGCCGATGAGGTCTCGCGCATGACCCGCGAGATCTCCCAGGAGATCTACAGCCCGTATTGCCCGGGCAAGACCCTGGCGATGTGCCCCTCGGCCAACGCCGGAGTGGCGCGCATGGACATTCAGAAGATGGCCAGCGAGGGCATGGAGAAGGATGCCATTAAGGCCGAGCTCATTGAGCGTTTTGGCGAAGACTTTGAGGTGGTCGAGCCCCCGGCGGAAGACAATGCCAAGCTCCTGGGCTCCATTGTCGTTGGCCTGATCCTGGCTGTGCTCGCCGTGGTCGCGCTGGCACGTCGCCGTATGGCCGGCGATGGACACGTTGCTGACGAGGATGGGCCATCGAGCTCGATGGAGCCCATCGACGATGAAGATGGCTACCTCGATGAGCTGCGCGATGATTATTTGAGCTAA
- a CDS encoding M61 family metallopeptidase, giving the protein MSAPIAIRIQVPQPQTHLIEVEMRVMALSDDSELILRMPVWSPGSYLVREYARHVQRFAAFDKDGERLRFEKIDKTSWKIDVAHVDQVRVTYQVYAHDLTVRTNHVDTSHAFFNCVATCMYPDGRLDDAIDLHIVPPEGWEIFCGLAPAEGSKTYFEVADFDELFDTPVELGPHPYFDFEVEGVPHRFVMWGVSNADIDALKKHVPELVKVNARMFGEIPYERYVFINHLVDGGFGGLEHRHSSVNMFDARGFDKVELDEDGNLGKKYGNFLRLLCHEHFHAYHVKRLRPEALGPFDYQHENYTHDLWAVEGVTSYYDTYNMMGTGLLSPAAYVELLEKRVLELSQHPGRLLHSLEMASFDAWIKFYRPDENTRNSTVSYYLKGELVSWMLDLWIRTKTGGERDLADVLRKLYREHYKARDEGYPRGAFEAAVGEISGADPTEFFDRYIRGTHEIAWEEFLAPVGLRLKPVHDERGGASIKAVTRAEDDRRVVREVLGGGPGEQAGLCAGDVLVAIDRWEVAERDPDELLIDYEEGDVVDVHVLRRGRLHTLTMTLAKPGPKSYKLEVRADASQKARELRKGWLGVETW; this is encoded by the coding sequence ATGAGCGCCCCCATCGCGATACGAATTCAGGTCCCCCAACCCCAGACCCACCTCATTGAGGTGGAGATGCGCGTGATGGCGCTCTCCGACGACTCCGAGCTGATCTTGCGCATGCCGGTGTGGAGCCCGGGGAGCTATCTGGTGCGGGAGTATGCGCGCCACGTCCAGCGCTTTGCGGCCTTTGATAAAGATGGCGAGCGGCTGCGCTTTGAGAAGATCGACAAGACCAGCTGGAAGATCGATGTGGCGCATGTCGACCAGGTCCGCGTCACCTACCAGGTCTACGCCCATGACCTGACCGTGCGTACCAACCACGTTGATACCAGCCACGCCTTCTTTAACTGCGTGGCCACCTGCATGTATCCGGATGGCCGGCTCGACGATGCGATCGACCTGCATATCGTGCCGCCGGAAGGGTGGGAGATCTTCTGCGGGCTTGCGCCGGCCGAGGGCTCGAAGACGTACTTTGAAGTCGCCGACTTTGATGAACTCTTCGACACGCCGGTGGAGCTCGGGCCGCACCCCTACTTCGACTTCGAGGTTGAGGGAGTGCCTCATCGCTTTGTGATGTGGGGCGTGAGCAACGCCGATATCGACGCGCTCAAAAAGCACGTGCCTGAGCTTGTGAAGGTCAACGCGAGGATGTTTGGCGAGATCCCTTACGAGCGTTACGTCTTCATCAACCATCTGGTCGACGGAGGCTTCGGCGGGCTGGAGCATCGCCACAGCAGCGTCAACATGTTCGACGCCCGGGGCTTCGATAAGGTCGAGCTGGATGAGGATGGCAACCTGGGCAAAAAGTATGGGAACTTTTTGCGCCTGCTCTGCCACGAACATTTCCACGCCTACCACGTCAAGCGCCTGCGACCTGAAGCGCTGGGGCCCTTTGACTATCAGCATGAGAATTACACCCACGATCTGTGGGCGGTCGAAGGCGTCACCAGCTACTACGACACCTACAATATGATGGGCACAGGTCTGCTCTCGCCAGCGGCCTATGTCGAGTTGTTGGAGAAGCGGGTCCTGGAGCTCTCACAGCACCCGGGGCGGCTTCTGCACTCGCTGGAGATGGCCAGCTTCGATGCCTGGATCAAGTTCTACCGCCCCGATGAGAACACCCGAAACTCGACGGTTTCGTACTACCTGAAGGGCGAGCTCGTGAGCTGGATGCTGGATCTGTGGATCCGCACGAAGACAGGTGGTGAGCGCGATCTGGCCGATGTGCTGCGCAAGCTCTACCGCGAGCATTATAAAGCCCGTGATGAGGGCTATCCGCGAGGCGCGTTTGAGGCTGCCGTCGGGGAGATCAGCGGCGCAGACCCCACCGAGTTTTTCGATCGCTACATCCGCGGCACCCACGAGATTGCCTGGGAGGAGTTTCTGGCACCGGTGGGGCTGCGCCTTAAGCCCGTGCACGATGAACGGGGCGGGGCGAGCATCAAGGCGGTGACGCGAGCTGAGGATGATCGGCGCGTGGTGCGTGAGGTGCTCGGCGGCGGCCCTGGCGAGCAGGCCGGGCTGTGTGCGGGCGACGTGTTGGTGGCCATCGACCGTTGGGAGGTGGCCGAGCGTGACCCCGATGAGCTTCTCATCGACTATGAAGAGGGCGACGTGGTCGACGTGCATGTGTTGCGCCGCGGACGCCTTCACACCCTGACGATGACGCTGGCCAAGCCCGGCCCGAAGTCTTACAAGCTGGAGGTGCGCGCGGACGCCTCGCAGAAGGCACGCGAGCTTCGCAAAGGTTGGCTCGGAGTGGAGACGTGGTGA
- a CDS encoding N-acetylmuramoyl-L-alanine amidase: MARMVTKMWPAMGLALLASMVAAGCGFNDGLDLDDTVEVRVQELSSFCSVQVEGHGAVDVEDDYLPSVIACENGNAPMEALKAQAVAARTYAAFIVEAERRPLVPTTRDQVYNCSHAQVEQRHRDAVNATRGQVLTHNGRLAAAFYVAGAIPSTNSCRPARGDRDPTNTEKWVTYNQGRTGSGVRGTPLGSLANPANRGAKSQNGAACLATKGWDYKRILRFYYGDDIRPMVPPNSQCAESGEHPPASGDVCSGLSAGGSSKDASSNTPTCTDSSQAVQILPRSAWNARAPRYNTPVHTPNRITVHHTATANGIADGANEVRKIQQSHFNRGFHDVGYHAVIAHDGTIYQGTPENKRGAHVGNQNTGNLGVSLLGSFHRSTPPSDAQLKSLSRLLRHWSDKYNIPMDRTQIKGHGERAATLCPGQQVTSRFDSILANAKADAVCEGGDSAEEDDGQDVSSYRYVRVSGVDLNPTNSDSPLDGYEVDAIYVEKADGTVVNAASVACSPGVQNASAALGASDNTSCENRAQTAAGVPPGADLIVELQEPVKKGDVLYVTQAGYPVALSECSPNGTAKISLSNDGSIWKVLDSAAQGNQRWTLGTEHFVYDEGDEAEGPGGGGLEFIVPRAGHWYRPDMTFKVVASDPRIVKVRYEAEHDNFHLGTSGDRASNFEEGYTYEFFGERVIFAIGLDASGREVARREVRVTITDFDGTIPEDRRALPYYPDANIDSAKAERLATEGAKCQAYSGGPRCSPGNNSYSLGRCWGYAAAALGRAGINWTPLASAGPCSAATVRGSAYGFRCNADANPDVLRSIGMQKIDVPTTEAPRGSLIVWDKGCIGFHAIHGHVEIVTQPGIACSDFCGRIRGNAPHCASVYVPIN, from the coding sequence ATGGCGAGGATGGTGACGAAGATGTGGCCGGCGATGGGGCTGGCGCTTCTGGCGTCGATGGTAGCCGCAGGTTGCGGCTTCAACGACGGATTGGATCTTGATGATACCGTGGAGGTGCGGGTTCAAGAGTTGAGCTCTTTCTGTTCGGTTCAGGTCGAGGGGCATGGTGCGGTAGATGTGGAGGATGACTACCTCCCCAGCGTCATCGCCTGTGAGAACGGCAACGCGCCGATGGAGGCGCTTAAAGCCCAGGCCGTGGCCGCGCGTACCTACGCGGCCTTTATCGTGGAGGCGGAGCGTCGTCCCCTGGTGCCCACCACCCGCGATCAAGTCTATAATTGCTCACACGCGCAGGTTGAGCAGCGTCACCGCGACGCTGTTAATGCCACCCGAGGTCAGGTCCTGACGCATAACGGCCGCCTGGCTGCGGCCTTCTATGTGGCCGGGGCGATTCCCTCGACCAACAGCTGCCGCCCGGCGCGCGGTGACCGTGATCCGACGAATACCGAGAAGTGGGTCACCTACAACCAGGGCCGCACCGGTTCGGGCGTTCGTGGCACCCCCCTGGGAAGCCTCGCCAACCCGGCCAACCGGGGCGCCAAGAGTCAGAACGGCGCGGCTTGTCTGGCCACTAAGGGCTGGGACTACAAGCGCATCCTGCGCTTCTATTACGGCGATGATATCCGTCCGATGGTTCCGCCCAACAGCCAGTGCGCTGAGAGCGGCGAGCATCCTCCGGCCAGCGGTGACGTCTGCTCCGGTCTGAGCGCGGGTGGTTCCAGCAAAGACGCCTCCTCGAACACCCCCACCTGCACCGATTCGAGCCAGGCCGTTCAGATCCTTCCTCGTTCCGCCTGGAACGCACGCGCGCCGCGCTACAACACTCCCGTTCACACGCCCAACCGCATCACAGTGCATCACACCGCGACCGCCAACGGGATTGCTGACGGTGCAAACGAAGTGCGTAAGATTCAGCAGTCGCACTTCAACCGCGGCTTCCACGACGTGGGCTACCACGCCGTCATTGCCCATGACGGCACCATTTACCAGGGAACCCCGGAGAACAAACGTGGTGCTCACGTCGGCAACCAGAACACCGGCAACCTGGGCGTCTCGCTTCTGGGGAGCTTCCATCGGAGTACGCCACCTTCTGACGCTCAGCTCAAGAGCCTCTCGCGCCTGCTTCGCCACTGGAGCGATAAGTACAACATCCCCATGGACCGCACCCAGATTAAGGGCCATGGTGAGCGCGCCGCCACCCTTTGCCCGGGGCAGCAGGTGACGAGCCGCTTTGACTCGATTCTGGCGAACGCCAAAGCCGACGCGGTCTGTGAAGGTGGCGACAGCGCCGAAGAAGACGACGGCCAGGATGTCTCCTCCTACCGCTACGTCCGTGTCAGTGGTGTGGACCTGAACCCCACCAACAGCGACAGCCCGCTCGACGGTTATGAGGTCGACGCGATTTACGTTGAAAAGGCCGACGGCACGGTGGTCAATGCCGCCAGCGTCGCCTGCAGCCCCGGGGTTCAGAACGCCAGCGCCGCGCTCGGTGCCAGCGACAACACCAGCTGTGAGAACCGCGCGCAGACCGCCGCCGGCGTGCCCCCGGGAGCCGACCTCATTGTGGAACTGCAAGAGCCCGTCAAGAAGGGCGACGTGCTCTATGTGACCCAGGCTGGATACCCGGTGGCGCTCTCGGAATGCTCGCCAAACGGCACCGCCAAGATCAGCCTCTCCAACGACGGCTCGATCTGGAAGGTTCTCGACTCCGCCGCGCAGGGTAACCAGCGCTGGACGCTGGGCACCGAGCACTTTGTCTACGATGAAGGCGACGAAGCTGAAGGCCCTGGTGGCGGCGGGCTGGAGTTCATCGTGCCGCGTGCCGGCCACTGGTACCGCCCCGACATGACTTTTAAGGTCGTGGCCAGCGACCCGCGTATCGTCAAAGTCCGCTACGAGGCGGAGCACGACAACTTCCACCTGGGCACCTCCGGGGATCGCGCGTCGAACTTCGAGGAGGGTTACACCTACGAGTTCTTCGGTGAGCGCGTCATCTTCGCCATCGGGCTCGACGCCAGCGGCCGCGAAGTCGCTCGCCGTGAGGTGCGTGTGACGATCACCGACTTCGATGGCACCATCCCCGAAGATCGCCGCGCGCTGCCTTATTACCCCGATGCCAATATCGATTCTGCGAAGGCCGAGCGCCTGGCCACCGAGGGGGCGAAATGCCAGGCCTACTCCGGTGGACCGCGCTGCTCACCGGGTAATAACAGCTACAGCCTTGGCCGTTGCTGGGGTTATGCGGCTGCAGCCCTGGGACGCGCTGGCATCAACTGGACGCCCCTGGCAAGCGCCGGTCCTTGTTCGGCGGCGACGGTACGCGGTTCGGCCTACGGCTTCCGCTGCAACGCCGACGCGAACCCTGATGTGCTTCGCTCGATTGGGATGCAGAAGATCGATGTCCCCACCACCGAGGCTCCTCGCGGGTCGCTGATTGTGTGGGATAAGGGATGCATCGGTTTCCACGCGATCCACGGCCATGTGGAGATCGTGACCCAGCCCGGGATTGCCTGCTCCGACTTCTGCGGACGGATTCGTGGCAACGCCCCCCACTGTGCCAGCGTCTATGTGCCGATCAACTGA
- a CDS encoding SDR family oxidoreductase has product MTIPETIDRPILMTGFPGFLATHLVETLAQHTEASLDLLVLASEFEQASRRLARLIEEYPSLQGRARLVRGDITREALGLSKADHERLRETVGVVWHLAAIYDLAVPRDVAFKVNVGGTRHVLDFCEACTNLERLNYVSTCYVSGDRRGTFREDELDLGQGFKNHYEETKFWAEVEVQRRASEIPTTIFRPGITVGDSRTGATEKFDGPYYVFGLLERLPEWLPIPNVGRGEAKVNIVPIDVLVAALAALGHEAGNEGQVFQLADPNPMRSRDIIERTLEHMGRNPAVGSVPESWVEKALANTQLESWTGVPQEALAYFNHPAHYDTRKATAALARHGIEFPHLSFYLPTLLDAFARRDEAPHS; this is encoded by the coding sequence ATGACGATCCCCGAGACGATCGATCGCCCCATTCTGATGACCGGTTTCCCGGGCTTTCTTGCCACACACCTGGTCGAGACGCTGGCCCAACACACGGAAGCCTCGCTCGACCTTCTGGTGCTGGCCTCGGAGTTTGAGCAGGCCTCTCGCCGCCTGGCCAGGCTCATCGAAGAGTACCCTTCACTTCAGGGGCGCGCGCGCCTGGTGCGCGGAGACATAACCCGCGAAGCGTTAGGGCTGAGCAAAGCCGACCACGAGCGCCTGCGCGAGACGGTGGGCGTGGTCTGGCATCTGGCGGCCATCTACGATCTGGCTGTTCCCCGGGATGTGGCCTTTAAGGTCAACGTCGGCGGCACCCGCCATGTGCTCGACTTCTGCGAGGCCTGCACAAACCTTGAGCGCCTTAACTACGTCTCGACCTGCTACGTCTCCGGCGATCGCCGTGGCACCTTCCGCGAGGATGAGCTCGACCTGGGGCAGGGGTTTAAGAACCACTACGAAGAAACGAAGTTCTGGGCCGAGGTCGAGGTGCAGCGCCGCGCCTCGGAGATCCCCACGACCATCTTTCGCCCGGGCATCACCGTGGGCGATTCGCGCACCGGTGCAACCGAAAAATTCGACGGGCCCTACTACGTCTTCGGCCTCCTGGAGCGCCTTCCCGAGTGGCTACCTATTCCCAATGTGGGACGCGGCGAGGCAAAGGTGAACATCGTGCCCATCGATGTGCTGGTGGCGGCGCTGGCCGCGCTCGGCCACGAGGCGGGCAATGAGGGGCAGGTCTTTCAGCTGGCCGATCCCAACCCAATGCGCTCTCGCGACATCATCGAACGCACCCTGGAACATATGGGCCGCAACCCGGCCGTGGGCAGCGTGCCGGAGTCCTGGGTGGAGAAGGCTCTGGCCAACACTCAGCTCGAGTCCTGGACCGGGGTTCCTCAGGAGGCACTGGCGTATTTCAACCACCCGGCCCACTACGATACCCGCAAGGCCACCGCGGCGCTGGCGCGCCACGGGATCGAGTTTCCCCACCTGAGTTTCTATCTGCCCACCCTGCTCGATGCTTTCGCGCGCCGCGACGAAGCGCCACACTCCTGA